A stretch of Oncorhynchus tshawytscha isolate Ot180627B unplaced genomic scaffold, Otsh_v2.0 Un_contig_2389_pilon_pilon, whole genome shotgun sequence DNA encodes these proteins:
- the LOC121845836 gene encoding charged multivesicular body protein 6-like isoform X1: MGNVFGRKSRPSRVTEQDRAILQLKQQRDKLKHYQKRVTLQLEKERSLAKQLLKDGKKEKALVLLKKKRYQDQLLDKTENQISNLERMVQDIEFVQIEMKVIEGLKVGNDCLKSMHEAMSLEDVERIMDETQDAIEYQRQIDELLSGSLTQEDEDAVLSELEAITQGEDVELPEVPTEPLPEVPTEPLPEVPEPAETEPGNERRPARNKENREMLAA, encoded by the exons ATGGGAAACGTTTTCGGGAGAAAGAGTCGCCCTTCTCGAGTTACAGAACAAGACCGAGCGATTCTG CAACTGAAACAGCAGAGAGATAAACTGAAGCACTACCAGAAGAGAGTCACCCTGcagctggagaaggagaggagtctGGCCAAGCAGCTGCTGAAGGatggaaagaaaga GAAGGCACTGGTTCTTCTCAAGAAGAAGCGTTATCAGGATCAACTGCTAGACAAGACTGAGAACCAGATATCAAACCTGGAACGCATG GTTCAAGACATTGAGTTTGTCCAGATCGAGAtgaaagtcattgaggggctgaAGGTTGGAAATGACTGTCTGAAGAGTATGCATGAG GCCATGTCACTAGAGGACGTGGAGAGGATCATGGATGAGACCCAGGATGCTATAGAATACCAGAGG CAAATAGATGAGCTGCTGTCAGGCTCCCTGACTCAGGAGGATGAGGATGCTGTGCTATCTGAGCTGGAGGCTATCACTCAG GGAGAAGATGTAGAACTACCAGAGGTCCCCACTGAGCCTCTACCAGAGGTCCCCACTGAGCCTCTACCAGAGGTCCCAGAACCAGCTGAGACAGAGCCAGGTAACG AGAGAAGACCAGCAAGGAAcaaggagaacagagagatgctGGCAGCGTAG
- the LOC121845836 gene encoding charged multivesicular body protein 6-like isoform X2 — translation MGNVFGRKSRPSRVTEQDRAILQLKQQRDKLKHYQKRVTLQLEKERSLAKQLLKDGKKEKALVLLKKKRYQDQLLDKTENQISNLERMVQDIEFVQIEMKVIEGLKVGNDCLKSMHEAMSLEDVERIMDETQDAIEYQRQIDELLSGSLTQEDEDAVLSELEAITQGEDVELPEVPTEPLPEVPTEPLPEVPEPAETEPERRPARNKENREMLAA, via the exons ATGGGAAACGTTTTCGGGAGAAAGAGTCGCCCTTCTCGAGTTACAGAACAAGACCGAGCGATTCTG CAACTGAAACAGCAGAGAGATAAACTGAAGCACTACCAGAAGAGAGTCACCCTGcagctggagaaggagaggagtctGGCCAAGCAGCTGCTGAAGGatggaaagaaaga GAAGGCACTGGTTCTTCTCAAGAAGAAGCGTTATCAGGATCAACTGCTAGACAAGACTGAGAACCAGATATCAAACCTGGAACGCATG GTTCAAGACATTGAGTTTGTCCAGATCGAGAtgaaagtcattgaggggctgaAGGTTGGAAATGACTGTCTGAAGAGTATGCATGAG GCCATGTCACTAGAGGACGTGGAGAGGATCATGGATGAGACCCAGGATGCTATAGAATACCAGAGG CAAATAGATGAGCTGCTGTCAGGCTCCCTGACTCAGGAGGATGAGGATGCTGTGCTATCTGAGCTGGAGGCTATCACTCAG GGAGAAGATGTAGAACTACCAGAGGTCCCCACTGAGCCTCTACCAGAGGTCCCCACTGAGCCTCTACCAGAGGTCCCAGAACCAGCTGAGACAGAGCCAG AGAGAAGACCAGCAAGGAAcaaggagaacagagagatgctGGCAGCGTAG